A genomic region of Methanobacterium sp. SMA-27 contains the following coding sequences:
- a CDS encoding succinylglutamate desuccinylase/aspartoacylase family protein yields the protein MVSNTIKNRGNISYHSIWFNYYLKNIHSHAITYLGSNHSSNLAAGASKHQLTSFYISPKINVGNYYLLTVVSTKKIVSKYNIGNNYRYTKKKIKIIGPEYIIFNSKIGGDVTRNSQIDSNISKTDFAKTIFSLEKKGSVMLKFGNGHGPILLISAGIHGNETAANIGIMKYLEYIKDENIHGTLYVLPFAIPLDTELNTRFYKGIDPNRIANVKGSPAWKLLNSQKIRE from the coding sequence GTGGTGTCTAACACTATAAAAAATAGGGGAAATATCTCCTATCACAGTATCTGGTTTAATTATTACCTTAAAAATATTCACAGCCACGCAATTACTTATCTAGGGAGCAATCACTCATCAAATTTGGCTGCTGGTGCTTCTAAACATCAATTAACTTCTTTTTACATCAGTCCCAAAATAAATGTGGGTAATTATTATTTATTAACGGTTGTAAGTACTAAAAAAATTGTTTCAAAGTATAATATTGGAAATAATTATAGATACACTAAAAAGAAGATCAAAATTATTGGACCGGAATATATCATATTTAACAGTAAAATTGGTGGAGATGTTACCCGGAACTCTCAGATCGATTCTAATATATCCAAGACAGATTTTGCAAAAACAATTTTTAGTCTGGAGAAAAAGGGATCTGTAATGTTGAAATTTGGAAATGGCCATGGTCCCATACTTCTTATCTCAGCTGGTATTCATGGTAATGAAACAGCAGCAAATATTGGAATTATGAAGTATTTAGAATATATTAAGGACGAAAATATCCATGGAACACTTTATGTTTTACCATTTGCAATTCCATTAGATACTGAACTTAATACCAGATTTTACAAGGGCATTGATCCAAATAGAATTGCAAATGTAAAAGGTTCTCCTGCCTGGAAATTGCTCAATTCGCAAAAAATAAGGGAATAA
- the tfe gene encoding transcription factor E: MLSDPIVQEILMDITNDEKSSVSIIECIQKGKTFDEEIAEETEIRLNIVRKVLYKLYDAGIASYKRSRDPETNWYIYSWKFDQDKISEIISKKYEKFSEEIEKSLEFEEENMFFACNLNGHRYKFDEASENNFSCPKCGESLEFQDNKTIIAELKQIMKKNNQA, translated from the coding sequence ATGTTAAGCGATCCAATAGTCCAGGAAATATTAATGGATATAACCAACGATGAAAAAAGCAGTGTTTCTATAATTGAATGTATACAGAAGGGTAAAACATTCGACGAAGAAATTGCAGAAGAAACTGAAATAAGATTGAACATCGTAAGGAAAGTACTCTATAAACTTTACGATGCAGGCATAGCCTCCTATAAAAGAAGCAGAGATCCTGAAACTAACTGGTACATATACAGTTGGAAATTTGACCAGGATAAAATTTCTGAAATAATAAGCAAGAAATATGAAAAGTTTTCTGAAGAAATTGAAAAATCTCTTGAATTCGAAGAAGAAAACATGTTCTTTGCATGTAATTTAAATGGCCACAGATACAAATTTGACGAAGCATCAGAAAACAACTTTTCATGTCCAAAATGTGGTGAATCTCTGGAATTTCAGGATAATAAAACCATAATTGCAGAATTGAAACAGATTATGAAGAAAAATAACCAAGCATAA
- a CDS encoding CARDB domain-containing protein, with protein sequence MDIKRIFKILLVTAVSLTFICSILPYSEAHILIIGDSTNDIPSTYTEAKSIATLLKSKGYSVLELYKGNATTKNILKGMYGADAIIYAGHGGYQSGNYNLKGGSATPPFALVGSNNFIWGIGNRMREGWDGKLFTAPVKNSIPVILLESCFSTGWVDNYQVSNPTSTIYNFANMFRGSGANYYTSAWTGEGLDLVKSFISEGTKNFAEYNSKNEYEKIVKSTSYNSTKVWRNSGGYSAFVGNWLGTFPTLQQTTKYNANAAELWYNSDRSKNPYQSDLTVSEVINPKNGIKGHKINVLSTIKNLVNATSSSFYVNFYLKKNSTSKNIYIGQSFITSIGSLSTKHLNTTLTLPTSIATANYNILVYADPYKTNPETNKNNNYKLGSTRITIHSAYRDLVVTGISAKINGYSGNKLYVTNTIKNIGTISTSSFWVHYYLKKKGNAQNKYIGQHYFNGLGGGKSKTLNSTIKLSSSIVAKNYYISAYADAHKTVSESNGNNNYKFSTIKSV encoded by the coding sequence TTGGATATAAAAAGGATTTTTAAGATTTTATTAGTAACTGCAGTATCATTGACATTTATTTGCAGCATTTTACCCTATTCAGAGGCCCATATATTAATTATAGGGGATTCTACCAATGATATACCATCAACATACACCGAAGCAAAAAGTATTGCCACTCTACTTAAATCAAAAGGATATTCTGTTTTAGAACTTTATAAAGGAAATGCTACCACCAAGAATATATTAAAGGGTATGTACGGAGCAGATGCAATAATATATGCAGGTCATGGTGGATATCAGTCGGGTAATTACAATTTGAAAGGAGGATCTGCAACTCCTCCCTTTGCATTGGTTGGTTCTAATAATTTTATATGGGGTATTGGAAATAGAATGCGTGAAGGATGGGATGGAAAACTGTTTACAGCCCCAGTAAAAAATAGTATTCCTGTAATCCTGCTAGAATCCTGTTTTTCAACGGGATGGGTGGACAATTACCAAGTTTCAAATCCAACCAGCACAATATACAATTTTGCAAATATGTTTAGAGGTTCTGGAGCTAATTATTATACAAGTGCTTGGACTGGAGAAGGTTTGGATCTTGTCAAGAGTTTTATTAGTGAGGGAACCAAAAATTTTGCAGAATACAATAGTAAAAACGAATATGAAAAGATTGTTAAATCAACATCATACAATAGTACAAAGGTTTGGAGAAATTCCGGAGGATATTCTGCATTTGTTGGTAACTGGCTTGGTACTTTCCCAACACTTCAACAAACAACCAAATACAATGCTAATGCGGCAGAGTTATGGTACAACAGCGACAGATCAAAAAACCCTTATCAATCTGATTTAACTGTATCAGAGGTTATTAATCCAAAGAATGGTATTAAAGGGCATAAAATTAATGTTTTGAGCACTATTAAAAATTTGGTTAATGCTACATCCAGCAGTTTTTACGTGAATTTTTACCTTAAAAAGAATTCAACAAGCAAAAATATCTACATTGGACAGTCTTTCATAACAAGTATTGGTTCACTGTCAACTAAACATTTAAATACAACACTTACATTACCAACAAGCATAGCTACAGCTAATTATAATATTTTAGTCTATGCAGACCCTTATAAAACCAATCCTGAAACAAATAAAAATAACAATTACAAGTTAGGTTCAACCAGGATAACCATTCACAGTGCATACAGGGATCTGGTTGTAACTGGAATTAGTGCCAAAATTAATGGTTACAGTGGAAACAAATTATATGTAACCAACACCATTAAAAATATTGGAACAATCAGCACAAGTAGCTTCTGGGTGCATTATTACCTTAAAAAGAAGGGAAATGCCCAGAATAAATATATAGGCCAGCATTACTTCAATGGGCTAGGTGGAGGTAAAAGTAAAACTTTGAATTCCACAATAAAATTATCTAGTTCTATTGTTGCTAAGAATTATTATATTTCAGCATATGCAGATGCCCATAAAACTGTATCAGAATCCAATGGAAACAACAATTACAAGTTTAGTACAATTAAAAGCGTATGA